Proteins from a single region of Xiphias gladius isolate SHS-SW01 ecotype Sanya breed wild chromosome 2, ASM1685928v1, whole genome shotgun sequence:
- the LOC120803957 gene encoding amphoterin-induced protein 2-like, translating to MIQRRIHRCNPATAALLLHLCLNFPPSVATCPPYCLCASDIISCSGRNLSVLPFDLPSYATRLDLSHNAVTALPTDWIPEPFDRLATLVLSRNSISRIEVNAFTVMPHLLHLDLSSNRLTVLNLSLFTGLNELKELLLFDNQIVQINPGAFSDLYSLQRLYLSGNRLTAFPVGLYCEHEGPLNLTFLDLSYNNLSKVPVQSMLSLTRQGAIYLQENPLVCDCALLALLEYWMWKQYRPLVDFRGEYPCRDDSGPGPICSQHGVLDMPLESQTYQEVPGKWLSVPCPGLASSDQQGLEVFWVTPRTVVNSSTKDPSSELIVLPSGTLEIRGALMEDSGTYGCVAARRRHYDTYESVEVNVVVRNLGTASTSGLAYHSGAEHFTTAFTTLASCVVSIILVLLYLYLTPCRCKENQVGLRGCGGGAIVLCSDPRDIQSGQRRSNGRRVAFLVPQAEDSDIGGCKTPIINSGHVAREGILKSGSRTVGQTLTDQAHLA from the exons ATGATCCAGCGTCGCATCCA CCGATGCAACCCTGCCACTGCAGCTTTGCTGCTTCATCTGTGTCTTAACTTCCCACCCTCTGTGGCCACTTGCCCACCCTACTGCCTTTGTGCCAGTGATATAATTTCCTGCAGTGGCCGCAATCTGTCTGTGCTACCCTTTGATCTCCCAAGCTATGCCACACGGCTGGACCTGAGCCACAATGCTGTCACTGCCCTGCCAACGGATTGGATTCCTGAACCATTCGATCGACTTGCTACACTCGTTCTCAGCCGAAACTCCATAAGCCGAATTGAAGTGAATGCTTTCACTGTCATGCCACATCTCCTCCACCTGGACCTCTCATCCAACCGACTAACAGTGCTGAACTTGTCCCTCTTCACAGGGTTGAATGAACTgaaagagctgctgctgtttgacaaCCAGATTGTCCAGATCAACCCAGGGGCCTTCAGTGATCTGTACAGCCTGCAGAGGCTCTACCTCTCTGGGAACAGACTGACGGCTTTTCCGGTGGGGCTTTATTGTGAACATGAAGGGCCTCTTAACCTGACCTTTCTGGATCTATCCTACAACAACCTTTCTAAGGTGCCTGTCCAGAGTATGCTGTCTCTCACTCGTCAAGGTGCAATTTATTTGCAGGAAAACCCTTTGGTCTGTGATTGTGCTTTACTCGCCTTGCTTGAGTACTGGATGTGGAAACAGTATCGCCCCCTGGTGGACTTCAGAGGAGAATACCCATGTAGAGACGATTCAGGACCAGGGCCTATTTGTAGCCAGCACGGAGTGTTGGACATGCCCCTTGAGTCACAGACGTACCAAGAGGTGCCTGGTAAATGGCTGAGCGTGCCATGTCCAGggttggcttcatcagaccagCAGGGGCTGGAGGTGTTCTGGGTTACCCCAAGGACTGTAGTCAATTCATCAACCAAAGATCCGAGTTCCGAATTAATAGTTCTCCCCAGTGGCACCCTTGAAATCCGAGGAGCCCTCATGGAGGATTCTGGTACGTATGGGTGCGTGGCAGCCCGCCGGCGACACTATGACACCTATGAGTCTGTGGAGGTCAATGTGGTAGTCAGAAACTTGGGCACTGCCTCCACCAGTGGCTTGGCGTATCACAGTGGCGCAGAGCATTTCACCACTGCGTTCACCACCCTTGCTTCCTGTGTGGTCAGCATCATATTGGTACTGCTTTACTTATACCTCACCCCTTGTAGGTGCAAAGAAAACCAGGTTGGGTTGAGAGGGTGTGGCGGAGGAGCTATCGTCCTCTGTTCAGATCCCAGAGACATACAGTCAGGACAGCGGCGGTCAAATGGAAGGAGGGTGGCTTTCTTAGTGCCTCAGGCAGAGGATTCTGATATTGGCGGCTGTAAAACACCAATAATTAACTCGGGTCATGTTGCCCGGGAGGGAATTCTCAAGAGTGGAAGTAGGACAGTGGGGCAGACACTTACAGACCAGGCTCACTTGGCATAG